The Oncorhynchus gorbuscha isolate QuinsamMale2020 ecotype Even-year unplaced genomic scaffold, OgorEven_v1.0 Un_scaffold_7994, whole genome shotgun sequence genome includes the window TCCTGGTGCTGCCTGAGTGACTCTCACCAACTCCAGCATCAGTGATTTTGTTGCCGGGGAACCCCTCTCTCCTTGTTACCATGGTAGCAGCCAATCATGTGCTGAGGAGCTGATGATAGGTAGAGTTAAGATCAACAAAATCTCGCTGCCTGTGTAGTAGTCAGAAATAGCTACAGAGAAAAATGAGAAATCCACGTAGCTACTTGTGCAGTCATACCAGTGAATTACACCCGTACTTTATGCTATTGCGCGGTAAATGTTGTGAAGCATCATGTTTTCCTGTGGTACAATACATTCAATAACAATGATTGAATGGTTTATTGTGATACGATATTACTGCAGTCAGAGGATTACATAtggtttagtctggtctagtgactgggtggcaggtagcctagcggttaagagcgttgcgccagtaactgaaaggttgctggtttgaatctctgagcagactaggtgaaaaatctgacgatgtgcccttgagcaaggtacttaaccctaaatgctgctgtaagtctctctggataacagcgtctgctaaatggctataatgtaacaatgtgatgaactgttcctccctctcctctttacaGTGACCTGGCCTTAAGGAACTGCCTTCTGACCTCAGAGAGGACAGTAAAGATAGGAGACTATGGCCTCTCACACAGCAGATACAAGGTGAGTCTACAGTAATAAACCAGTCTTGGTGAATCTACAGTAATAAACCAGTCTTGGTGAATCTACAGTAATAAACCAGTCTTGGTGAATCTACAGTAATAAACCAGTCTTGATGAGTCTACAGTAATAAACCGGTTCTTGGTGAATCTACAGTAATAAACCAGTCTTGGTGAATCTACAGTAATAAACCAGTCTTGGTGAATCTACAGTAATAAACCAGTCTTGATGAGTCTACAGTAATAAACCAGTCTTGGTGAGTCTACAGTAATAAACCAGTCTTGTTGAATCTACAGTAATAAACCAGTCTTGGTGAGTCTACAGTAATAAACCAGTCTTGGTGAATCTACAGTAATTAACCAGTCTTGGTGAATCTACAGTAATTAACCAGTCTTGGTTAGTCTACAGTAATAAACCAGTCTTGGTGAATCTACAGTAATAAACCAGTCTTGGTGAGTCTACAGTAATAAACCAGTCTTGGTGAATCTACAGTAATTAACCAGTCTTGGTGAATCTACAGTAATTAACCAGTCTTGGTTAGTCTACAGTAATAAACCAGTCTTGGTGAATCTACAGTAATAAACCAGTCTTGGTTAGTCTACAGTAATAAACCAGTCTTGGTGAATCTACAGTAATTAACCAGTCTTGGTGAATCTACAGTAATTAACCAGTCTTGGTGAATCTACAGTAATTAACCAGTCTTGGTGAATCTACAGTAATTAACCAGTCTTGGTGAATCTACAGTAATTAACCAGTCTTGGTGAATCTACAGTAATTAACCAGTCTTGGTGAATCTACAGTAATTAACCAGTCTTGGTGAATCTACAGTAATTAACCAGTCTTGGTGAATCTACAGTAATTAACCAGTCTTGGTGAATCTACAGTAATTAACCAGTCTTGGTGAATCTACAGTAATTAACCAGTCTTGGTGAATCTACAGTAATTAACCAGTCTTGGTGAATCTACAGTAATTAACCAGTCTTGGTGAATCTACAGTAATTAACCAGTCTTGGTGAATCTACAGTAATAAACCAGTCTTGGTGAATCTACAGTAATAAACCAGTCTTGGTGAATCTACAGTAATAAACCAGTCTTGGTGAATCTACAGTAATTAACCAGTCTTGGTGAATCTACAGTAATTAACCAGTCTTGGTGAATCTACAGTAATTAACCAGTCTTGGTTATATTGTATGATGTATATTTCTACATACTGAATAGTGGGTGGGACAGAAGAATAGTTTCCATTGTAACAGACAGACAATAAAGTAGTATTTCCATCTAATgattctgctctattctactctgtaGGATGACTACTTTGTGACTCCAGACCAGATCTGGGTGCCGCTGCGTTGGATCGCCCCAGAGCTCATAGACGAGGTGCATGGTAACCTACTAGTGGTGGACCAGACTAAGGACAGCAACGTCTGGTGAGCAGGGGAGGGGTCAGGGGTTCAAGGGTGTAGGAGTGAATGGTGTCAGCACCATACACTATGGTTGACTCAGCCCCTATGGTGTTATTGTTAAGGTCAACGACACAGCTCTTCAACCACagctagcctgatcccagatttgACTTATGGTGTTATTGATACAACTCTTCAACCACagctagcctgatcccagatttgACTTATGGTGTTATTGATACAACTCTTCAACCACagctagcctgatcccagatttgACTTATGGTGTTATTGATACAGCTCTTCAACCAcagctagcctggtcccagatttgaCTTATGGTGTTATTGATACAACTCTTCAACCACagctagcctgatcccagatttgACTTATGGTGTTATTGATACAACTCTTCAACCaaacctagcctggtcccagatcagtttgtgctcttTCCAACTCGATAGCTCATTGTCAATCCAGATGTGACATGACAATGAGTGACGAGCAGTTGTCatgacaacacaaacacactgagacTAAATAAAGGCTAATTAAAGCCTGCTACAACTAATCGAACCTCTATTGAATAGAGCTCTGTGTTTTCCCTGCCTAAGAGAAACCCTGGGGTCTGGTGTCCAGAGTTTTTCCTAGTCAGGCCACATGGTCACCTATGAAGTTCCTCATTTGAAGACGTTACTTCCTGGGTTTGTCTCTGTTCTAGGTCTCTGGGAGTGACTATCTGAAGACTTCCTGGGTTTGTCTCTGTTCTAGGTCTCTGGGAGTGACTATCTGAAGACGTTATGGGTTTGTCTCTGTTCTAGGTCTCTGGGAGTGACTATCTGAAGACGTTATGGGTTTGTCTCTGTTCTAGGTCTCTGGGAGTGACTATCTGAAGACGTTATGGGTTTGTCTCTGTTCTAGGTCTCTGGGAGTGACTATCTGAAGACGTTATGGGTTTGTCTCTGTTCTAGGTCTCTGGGAGTGACTATCTGAAGACTTCCTGGGTTTGTCTCTGTTCTAGGTCTCTGGGAGTGACTATCTGAAGACGTTATGGGTTTGTCTCTGTTCTAGGTCTCTGGGAGTGACTATCTGAAGACTTCCTGGGTTTGTCTCTGTTCTAGGTCTCTGGGAGTGACTATCTGAAGACGTTACTTCATAGGTTTGTCTCTGTTCTAGGTCTCTGGGAGTGACTATCTGAAGACTTCCTGGGTTTGTCTCTGTTCTAGGTCTCTGGGAGTGACTATCTGAAGACGTTATGGTTTTTTTCTCTGTTCTAGGTCTCTGGGAGTGACTATCTGAAGACGTTATGGGTTTGTCTCTGTTCTAGGTCTCTGGGAGTGACTATCTGAAGACGTTTCTTCCTGGGTTTGTCTCTGTTCTAGGTCTCTGGGAGTGACTATCTGAAGACGTTATGGGTTTGTCTCTGTTCTAGGTCTCTGGGAGTGACTATCTGAAGACGTTATGGGTTTGTCTCTGTTCTAGGTCTCTGGGAGTGACTATCTGAAGACTTCCTGGGTTTGTCTCTGTTCTAGGTCTCTGGGAGTGACTATCTGAAGACGTTATGGGTTTGTCTCTGTTCTAGGTCTCTGGGAGTGACTATCTGAAGACGTTATGGGTTTGTCTCTGTTCTAGGTCTCTGGGAGTGACTATCTGAAGACGTTATGGGTTTGTCTCTGTTCTAGGTCTCTGGGAGTGACTATCTGAAGACGTTATGGGTTTGTCTCTGTTCTAGGTCTCTGGGAGTGACTATCTGAAGACTTCCTGGGTTTGTCTCTGTTCTAGGTCTCTGGGAGTGACTATCTGAAGACGTTATGGGTTTGTCTCTGTTCTAGGTCTCTGGGAGTGACTATCTGAAGACTTCCTGGGTTTGTCTCTGTTCTAGGTCTCTGGGAGTGACTATCTGAAGACGTTACTTCATAGGTTTGTCTCTGTTCTAGGTCTCTGGGAGTGACTATCTGAAGACTTCCTGGGTTTGTCTCTGTTCTAGGTCTCTGGGAGTGACTATCTGAAGACGTTATGGTTTTTTTTCTCTGTTCTAGGTCTCTGGGAGTGACTATCTGAAGACGTTATGGGTTTGTCTCTGTTCTAGGTCTCTGGGAGTGACTATCTGAAGACGTTTCTTCCTGGGTTTGTCTCTGTTCTAGGTCTCTGGGAGTGACTATCTGAAGACGTTATGGGTTTGTCTCTGTTCTAGGTCTCTGGGAGTGACTATCTGAAGACGTTATGGGTTTGTCTCTGTTCTAGGTCTCTGGGAGTGACTATCTGAAGACTTCCTGGGTTTGTCTCTGTTCTAGGTCTCTGGGAGTGACTATCTGAAGACGTTATGGGGTTTGTCTCTGTTCTAGGTCTCTGGGAGTGACTATCTGAAGACGTTATGGGTTTGTCTCTGTTCTAGGTCTCTGGGAGTGACTATCTGAAGACGTTATGGGTTTGTCTCTGTTCTAGGTCTCTGGGAGTGACTATCTGAAGACGTTATGGGTTTGTCTCTGTTCTAGGTCTCTGGGAGTGACTATCTGGGAGTTGTTTGAGTTGGGGAACCAGCCGtacagacactacactgacagacaggtCCTGACTTACGCTGTGAAGGAACAGCAGCTCAAACTAACCAGGCCCCGGCTCAAAGTACCCCTGGCTGAGCGctggtgagtacacacacacagatacacacacacacacaaacacacacgcgcatgcacacattcacacacaaatGCATAAATGCACTAATGCGCACACGGGCGACTACACAGGATACACAACAATCCTTTGGTCTGTAACCAATCATTAGTACTCCCTATCCTCATATCAACCAATCAATGCCTTTTATACTGGCGCACAAACCAACCATTAGTCTTCTTCTCCTGACATGGGTTGTAATCAATACCTTATTAAAATGGCTATGAGTCTCTCATTTGGTCAGCACCATATAATACATATTTCTGGcatctcacacatacagtacacaacacctacagtggggagaacaagtatttgatacactgccgattttgcaggttttcatacttacaaagcatgtagaggtctgtaattttttatcataggtacacttcaactgtgagagacggaatctaaaaaaaaatccagaaaatcatattgtatgatttttaagtcattaatttgcattttattgcatgacataagtatttgatacatcagaaaagcagaacttaatatttggtacagaaaactTTGTTTGCAataacagagatcatacgtttcctgtagttcttgaccaggtttgcacacactgcagcagggattttggcccactcctccatacagaccttctccagatccttcatgTTTCGggactgtcgctgggcaatacggactttcagctccctccaaagattttctattgggttcaggtctggagactggctatgccactccaggaccttgagattcttcttacggagccactccttagttgccctggctgtgtgtttcgggtcgttgtcatgctggaagacccagccacgacccatcttcaatgctcttactgaggcaaggaggttgttggccaagatctcgcgatacatggccccatccatccttcccCCAATACGGTGCAGTAGtcttgtcccctttgcagaaaagcatccccaaataatgatgtttccacctccatgcttcatggttgggatggtgttcttggggttgtactcatccttcttcttcctccaaacacagcgagtggagtttagaccaaaaagccctatttttgtctcatcagaccacatgaccttctcccattcctcctctggatcatccagatggtcattggcaaacttcagacgggcctggacatgcgctggcttgagcagggggaccttgcgtgcgctgcaggattttaatccatgacggcgtagtgtgttactaatggttttctttgagactgtggtaccagctctcttcaggtcattgaccaggtcctgtcgtgtagttctgggcttatcccctcaccttcctcatgatcattgatgcccacgaggtgagatcttgcatggagccccagactgagggtgattgaccgtcatcttgaatttcttccattttctaataattgtgccaacagttgttgccttctcaccaagctgcttgcctattgtcctgttgcCCATCCCaaccttgtgcaggtctacaattttatccctgatgtccttacacagctccctggtcttggtgtcatgtttgtcatttattatcatgtcttgtccctgtgctccccattctattcgtttccctctgctggtcttatttggttctttccccctctttctatccctctctctccccctccctctctcactctctcgctctctcttctctctatcgttccgttcctgctcccagctgttcctattcccctaatcatcatttagtcttcccacacctgttcccgatcctttcccctgattagagtccctatttattcctttgtgttccgttcctgtcccgtcggttccttgtttagtattcaccatgctgtgattgcgtttcgccctgtcctgtcgtgtttttgctgtgattgtgtatcgccctgtcctgtcgtgttttttgccttcatcagatgctgcgtgtgagcaggtgtctctgtcaactacggcctgcgcttaccctaagcgacctgcagtctgtggccgcttctcttgttattcccctctacagactagaggatttctgttattccctgtttggacttgaataaactctgtttct containing:
- the LOC124029867 gene encoding serine/threonine-protein kinase LMTK1-like, with product MHFLEEAQPYRALQNPALLQCLAQCSEVTPYLLVMEFCPLGDLKSYLRSCRAADSVTPDPLTLQRMACEIASGLLHLHKHNFIHSDLALRNCLLTSERTVKIGDYGLSHSRYKDDYFVTPDQIWVPLRWIAPELIDEVHGNLLVVDQTKDSNVWSLGVTIWELFELGNQPYRHYTDRQVLTYAVKEQQLKLTRPRLKVPLAER